Proteins encoded within one genomic window of Plasmodium cynomolgi strain B DNA, chromosome 11, whole genome shotgun sequence:
- a CDS encoding riboflavin kinase / FAD synthase family protein (putative): MRTNEGKKRIALIDADHYIINYRSTITTYVQNICNNLLKGNGESAKDANNEWDAKRRERIICVFMFSMYLNNIHRNLNLFSYLHDVLIKYNHLMGRSRTSQGRVEGGDDSKMYKLDHSEVNETPLGGGTSQQREGRQKQKEMEPPVEQCMGKEDERSSWQSPSRDGNRDEPGDITHFMHDLIKDKNYDNMDNVTESKVCFLNIKNKGKNTRGSPESLRDSFDAEGHTCATELSSNSKMGGTHLGHATKGSGTSDSDEEAVEDAEEDAEEEAEEDAMENVAENSVKSAAHPDGDGTSRWANRSTRAEAVDEASLEDPQDDSFHESQGSTYRFSNSSPVCQGQKQFLINYNSVNLKVKNFDSLLSVENFLVEQKKQTNIQYSSKEIENLYRIIVLSKLHIGLTQTLFRYFKISKHFKNCYKIIDSFEELKKNGNADKEVLIFSNRECFVSSAKREGYFKVAGGKKNPSMATNCDDVNWDVLTQKESLLSNTSDYISNKYNDVVYPFLRNCNLTEDILSWRIFYIFKKYMYIHGTVVKGFGRGSKYLKIPTANISYSNLTSTDIMPGIYFGISRLKKKIYKTVVSIGYNPFFENKHITIEAFLYYKTNTLFYDEDIHLIIVGILRSESNFSYFSHLIHAIQFDCEIARIILSKLQDDEQFVRCRDYLQSL, translated from the exons ATGCGCACAAACGAGGGCAAGAAACGCATCGCACTTATAGATGCGGACCATTACATAATAAACTACAGAAGCACCATAACGACgtatgtacaaaatatatgcaacaATCTGCTTAAGGGAAATGGCGAATCAGCAAAAGATGCTAATAACGAGTGGGACGCCAAGAGGAGGGAACGGATCATCTGCGTTTTCATGTTCAGCATGTATCTTAACAATATCCACAGGAATTTAAATCTCTTCAGTTATTTACATGACGTGTTGATAAAGTATAACCATCTGATGGGGAGAAGTAGGACCAGCCAAGGAAGGGTAGAAGGGGGTGATGATAGCAAGATGTACAAACTGGACCATAGCGAGGTGAATGAAACTCCCTTGGGTGGAGGAACATCGCAACAGAGGGAGGGGAGGCAGAAACAGAAGGAAATGGAACCCCCTGTCGAACAGTGCATGGGAAAGGAAGATGAAAGGTCCAGCTGGCAAAGCCCTAGTCGAGATGGAAACCGCGACGAACCAGGAGATATTACCCACTTTATGCACGACCTGATAAAAGACAAAAACTACGACAACATGGACAATGTGACCGAGTCGAAAGTCTGCTtcttaaacataaaaaataaagggaagAATACGAGGGGGTCGCCTGAATCGTTAAGAGATTCCTTCGACGCGGAAGGGCACACGTGTGCAACTGAACTGAGCAGCAACTCGAAGATGGGTGGGACGCATCTGGGCCATGCGACTAAGGGGAGCGGCACCAGTGACAGCGATGAGGAAGCAGTGGAAGATGCTGAGGAAGAcgcggaggaagaagcggaggaagaCGCCATGGAAAACGTCGCTGAAAACTCCGTCAAGAGCGCCGCGCATCCCGACGGAGATGGCACATCTCGCTGGGCCAATCGCAGCACGCGGGCCGAGGCTGTCGACGAAGCGAGTCTAGAGGACCCGCAAGACGACTCCTTCCACGAATCGCAAGGTAGCACCTACCGTTTTAGCAACTCCTCACCAGTGTGCCAAGGTCAAAAGCAGTTTTTAATAAACTACAATAGTGTAAACCTGAAGGTGAAAAATTTCGACAGTCTGCTCTCtgtggaaaattttttagtggaacaaaaaaaacaaacaaacataCAATATTCCTCGAAGGAAATTGAAAACCTGTACAGAATAATTGTACTGTCCAAATTACACATAGGA TTAACACAGACACTATTCaggtattttaaaatttccaagcattttaaaaattgttacaaaataattgacTCATTTGaggaactgaaaaaaaatggaaacgccGATAAAGAGGTGCTCATATTTAGTAATCGGGAATGTTTTGTAAGTtccgcaaaaagggaaggataTTTTAAGGTagcaggggggaagaaaaatcctTCCATGGCAACAAACTGTGATGATGTCAATTGGGATGTGTTAACACAAAAGGAGAGTCTTCTTTCAAATACGTCTGACTATATATCGAATAAATATAACGACGTTGTGTATCCCTTTCTGCGAAATTGTAATTTAACGGAGGACATACTATCATGgcgcattttttacatttttaaaaaatatatgtacatacacggCACGGTGGTGAAAGGATTTGGAAGAGgcagtaaatatttaaaaatccCTACGGCTAATATTTCCTACTCTAATTTAACCTCCACTGATATTATGCCTGGCATATACTTTGGTATATCtagattgaaaaaaaagatttacaAAACGGTGGTTTCAATTGGATATAATCCCTTCTTTGAAAATAAGCACATAACTATAGAAGCCTTTTTATACTACAAGACCaatactttattttatgatgAGGACATCCATTTAATTATTGTTGGTATTCTTCGAAGCGAAAGCAACTTTTCCTACTTTTCTCACCTCATTCATGCCATCCAGTTTGACTGCGAAATTGCACGCATCATTCTCAGCAAACTTCAGGATGACGAGCAGTTTGTCCGCTGCAGGGATTACCTCCAGTCGTTGTAG
- a CDS encoding mitotic control protein dis3 homologue (putative) yields the protein RFKFLNRKNDQRVQKCFYKCSANHRITKIVREVYLRNDISCGVERCNICENKNKKKYLDSEKSILILDINTIVKYIDFLYECSLDNILIPLTIYEHVRTFNKILHKKLHELCYETDDSNPSSSKRYSVFANKYCKFTYVDDNADLKTKQVQEIIKIVIWIKQHNSNLKLIVISNNNFLKDDCLKNDISCFSLYEYVKGLRRESKKNDALGAINLDTLKMYFEEDMIIDEQHTKEGVVENCQADSNEDTYPMVENKRIFEPHLERKEMIQRLRDNLIVKGIFQVICVNKMALVKITDTDEVLIRGSKRMNRALHNDVVAVQILEDGEGELSGQEEEDYFEEVISPEEELQEGELQEGEQHEGERHEGVHHQGAPKRRSEAETPPKNNARKSKVYGKVVGIISRGRKEYGGVIKAYEKEQNAHKKKILFFKAFNNKVPYIIIKSSMGEELKNKRVIVVIDKWDYNSKYPLGRCLSVLGICDDIETETKLIYNEYNVSTKEFSESAYKCLPPNDWIIPEEEYAKRKDFRDVLTFSIDPPGCEDIDDALSVQVLEEHKVIEIGVHIADVSYFVKQNSALDLEASKRCTTVYLINQRVEMLPKLLTTDLCSLVEGQDRLTYSCIFTFDMDYEIRDINVSKCIIRSNKSFSYEQAQNVIDDRKDSSPTAEALRLLNSIAKHLKKKWLNEGALELRGNSEVLFEFESNDFSKTKNLKPYVSYETNKLIEAFMLLANRSVARIIYQGFKAASVLRRHPPPKNENLKELNDYLESINIHDFKSGTSKELSHS from the coding sequence CGCTTCAAGTTCCTAAACCGCAAAAACGACCAGCGCGTCCAAAAGTGCTTCTACAAGTGCAGCGCGAATCACCGAATCACGAAAATCGTGAGGGAGGTGTATCTGCGAAACGACATAAGCTGTGGAGTAGAGAGATGCAACATatgcgaaaataaaaacaaaaaaaagtacctaGATTCAGAGAAAAGTATTCTCATCTTAGACATAAACACcatagtaaaatatatagacTTCTTGTACGAGTGCAGTCTGGATAACATATTAATCCCCCTGACGATATATGAACATGTGAGGAcctttaataaaattttgcataaaaaGCTACACGAGCTGTGTTACGAGACGGATGATAGTAATCCCAGCAGTAGCAAGCGCTACAGTGTCTTTGCGAACAAGTACTGTAAGTTTACCTACGTGGATGACAATGCAGATCTGAAAACGAAGCAAGTACAagaaatcataaaaatagtCATATGGATTAAGCAACATAATTCCAACCTCAAATTAATCGTCAtaagtaataataattttttaaaggatGACTGCTtgaaaaatgacatttcTTGTTTTAGTCTGTACGAATATGTGAAGGGGTTAAGAAGGGAGAGTAAAAAGAATGATGCACTTGGCGCTATAAACTTGgatacattaaaaatgtactttgAAGAAGACATGATAATTGATGAGCAGCATACCAAGGAGGGAGTTGTGGAAAATTGTCAAGCAGATTCGAATGAGGATACGTACCCCATGGTAGAGAACAAACGAATATTCGAACCCCATTTGGAGAGAAAGGAAATGATTCAAAGGCTTAGGGATAATCTCATTGTGAAGGGTATTTTTCAAGTTATCTGTGTTAATAAAATGGCTCTAGTAAAAATTACAGACACGGATGAAGTTCTTATAAGGGGGTCTAAACGTATGAACAGAGCACTACACAATGATGTGGTAGCGGTGCAGATTTTGGAGGATGGCGAGGGGGAGCTCTCCgggcaggaggaggaagactaCTTTGAGGAGGTGATCAGTCCGGAGGAGGAGCTACAGGAGGGGGAGCTACAGGAGGGGGAACAGCATGAGGGGGAGCGGCATGAGGGGGTACATCATCAGGGGGCGCCAAAGAGAAGAAGCGAAGCGGAGACCCCCCCCAAGAACAACGCCAGAAAGAGCAAAGTGTACGGAAAGGTAGTCGGAATCATcagcagaggaagaaaagaatacGGAGGAGTGATAAAGGCAtatgaaaaggaacaaaatgcacacaaaaaaaaaatcttattttttaaagcctTTAATAATAAGGTACCATATATCATAATAAAGAGCAGCATGGGAGAAGAGCTAAAGAATAAAAGAGTAATTGTTGTTATTGACAAATGGGATTATAATTCCAAGTACCCGTTGGGGAGGTGCTTATCTGTGTTAGGTATATGCGATGATATCGAGACGGAAACTAAATTGATTTATAACGAGTACAATGTATCGACGAAGGAGTTTAGCGAAAGCGCCTACAAGTGTCTACCTCCAAATGATTGGATAATTCCAGAGGAGGAATATGCAAAGAGGAAAGATTTCAGAGATGTACTAACGTTTAGTATTGACCCACCAGGATGTGAAGACATTGACGATGCACTATCCGTGCAAGTGCTGGAGGAACATAAGGTTATAGAGATAGGAGTACACATAGCAGATGTGTCTTACTTCGTAAAGCAGAATAGTGCACTAGATTTGGAAGCCTCCAAACGGTGTACAAcagtttatttaataaaccAGCGTGTTGAAATGCTTCCAAAATTGCTGACCACAGATTTGTGTTCCTTAGTAGAAGGTCAAGATAGACTGACCTACAGCTGCATTTTCACATTTGATATGGATTACGAAATTAGGGATATCAACGTGAGTAAGTGTATCATCAGAAGTAATAAATCCTTTTCATATGAGCAGGCACAGAATGTAATTGACGACAGGAAGGATTCTTCCCCCACGGCGGAGGCGCTACGATTACTGAACAGCATAGCGAAGCACTTAAAGAAGAAGTGGCTAAATGAAGGAGCACTGGAGCTGAGAGGCAATTCAGAAGTACTATTCGAATTTGAATCCAATGATTTttcaaaaacgaaaaatttaaagccATATGTATCATACGAAACGAATAAGCTGATTGAAGCATTTATGCTTTTAGCTAACCGATCCGTAGCAAGAATAATCTACCAAGGTTTTAAGGCAGCCAGTGTTTTGAGAAGGCATCCTCcaccaaaaaatgaaaatctgAAAGAATTAAATGATTATCTAGAATCGATAAATATTCACGATTTTAAGTCCGGAACGTCTAAAGAACTTTCCCactcataa
- a CDS encoding high mobility protein 4 (putative) — KKPKIPPSSYLLFCNAERENVKQLLLEKSENKATIRITDIQKELSSKWKSLSEEERKVYEEQAQLLKIKYNEELLDWINNEAINVFQKAMIMFLIELVNKTLEFKNEKNTSKFITSLDIS; from the exons AAAAAGCCAAAGATCCCGCCTTCGTCTTATTTACTCTTTTGTAACGCCGAGCgggaaaatgtgaagcaaCTTCTACTGGAGAAGTCTGAAAACAAGGCAACG ATTAGAATAACGGACATTCAGAAGGAACTGAGTAGTAAATGGAAAAGCTTATCGGAGGAGGAGAGAAAG GTGTATGAGGAGCAGGCACAACTACTGAAGATAAAGTATAACGAAGAGCTCCTCGATTGG ataaACAATGAAGCCATTAATGTTTTCCAAAAGGCCATG ATCATGTTCCTAATTGAACTGGTGAACAAAACCCTTGAattcaaaaatgagaagaacacGTCCAAATTTATCACATCCCTCGACATAAGTTAA
- a CDS encoding RNA-binding protein (putative): protein MDNNENIDSNDNSSDTNTANYNQGKNENISEEMDFSKEDNELDGNNKGSKSKQDNLGKTKNASDKDDINMIDYSDHHFPCHPAPPVSIKLFIGRVPKSMEEEQVRPIFEEFGIVKEVVIIRDKITNIHKSSAFVKMASISEADNAIRSLNNQRTLDPQLGSLQVKYASGEIMKLGFPQNIESGVDQAKLFIGSLPKSITEESVKEMFSPYGSVEEVFIMKDNSTGLGKGCSFVKFAYKEQALYAINSLNGKKTLEGCARPVEVRFAEPKSAKQTQIPMTLQPMQNAAHGISSQPHVTSPNNINFGNNFGVNNNYPRQVGAWKEYYSGEGRPYYYNEQTNTTQWEMPKEFETLFMGTTTHNMHNLSDSSGNLEKEHIFSECNSPLGECAPLGNSPVRMFISFVHANLGIRYFFFPSSRSSFAGPPGANLFIFHVPNEWHQTDLIQAFSPFGELLSARIATEKSTGRNRGFAFVSYESIESAAAAISQMNGFMALNKKLKVTVKKGEEEEMKKFVSQNGINSFQQMSRPQKNIPAQPNAVAQPNFPPHQNAQPQNFFYSNSNSYRCGPY, encoded by the coding sequence ATGGATAACAATGAGAACATAGACTCGAACGACAACTCGTCCGACACCAACACCGCGAACTACAAccaggggaaaaatgaaaacatatCAGAGGAAATGGACTTTAGCAAAGAAGACAACGAACTGGATGGAAACAACAAGGGTTCCAAATCGAAGCAGGATAATTTAGGCAAGACAAAGAACGCGTCGGATAAGGATGACATAAACATGATCGACTACAGTGACCATCATTTTCCATGCCACCCAGCGCCCCCCGTATCGATAAAGCTTTTTATAGGAAGAGTCCCCAAATCTATGGAGGAAGAACAGGTACGACCCATCTTTGAAGAATTTGGAATCGTAAAAGAAGTGGTAATCATAAGggataaaattacaaatatacACAAATCAAGTGcctttgtaaaaatggcatccATCTCAGAAGCAGATAATGCCATAAGATCACTGAACAATCAGAGAACACTGGATCCTCAACTTGGTTCCCTTCAAGTAAAGTATGCATCCGGAGAAATTATGAAATTAGGATTTCCACAAAATATCGAATCAGGTGTTGATCAAGCAAAACTATTTATTGGATCTTTGCCAAAAAGTATAACAGAAGAAAGTGTGAAGGAAATGTTTTCTCCTTATGGTTCTGTAGAAGAGGTATTCATAATGAAAGATAATTCAACCGGTTTAGGAAAGGGATGttcttttgtaaaatttgctTACAAGGAACAAGCACTTTATGCTATAAATTCtctaaatgggaaaaaaactttaGAAGGATGTGCACGTCCTGTGGAAGTTCGATTTGCAGAACCCAAGTCGGCTAAGCAGACACAAATTCCCATGACTCTGCAACCTATGCAAAATGCAGCTCATGGTATTTCCTCGCAACCACATGTGACCAGCCCGAACAATATCAATTTTGGTAACAACTTTGGTGTTAATAATAACTACCCGAGACAAGTTGGTGCCTGGAAGGAATACTACTCTGGAGAGGGAAGGCCTTATTACTACAATGAACAGACCAACACAACACAGTGGGAAATGCCAAAAGAATTTGAGACCCTCTTTATGGGTACTACTACCCACAATATGCATAATTTGTCTGACTCATCAGGtaatttggaaaaagaacacattttttctgaGTGTAACTCTCCGTTGGGGGAATGCGCGCCATTAGGCAATTCCCCAGTGAGGATGTTTATCTCTTTTGTTCATGCCAATTTGGGGAttcgctatttttttttcccctcctcccgATCCTCTTTTGCAGGCCCCCCAGGAGCAAACTTATTCATCTTCCATGTCCCTAACGAATGGCACCAAACAGACCTCATCCAggccttttccccttttggtgaaCTTCTATCTGCCAGAATtgcaacagaaaaaagtacCGGCCGAAACAGAGGATTTGCATTCGTCTCTTACGAAAGTATTGAAAGTGCCGCGGCGGCAATTTCGCAGATGAACGGATTTATGgcattaaataaaaagttaaaggTAACTGTgaagaagggagaagaagaggaaatgaaaaagtttGTTAGCCAAAATGGGATTAACTCCTTCCAGCAAATGTCCAGACCGCAAAAAAACATCCCAGCGCAACCCAATGCAGTAGCACAGCCAAATTTCCCACCACACCAAAATGCGCAGCCACAGAATTTCTTCTACTCCAATAGCAACAGTTATAGGTGTGGGCCTTATTAA